One window of the Klebsiella oxytoca genome contains the following:
- the gltD gene encoding glutamate synthase subunit GltD, with the protein MSQNVYQFIDLQRVDPPKKALKIRKIEFVEIYEPFSEGQAKAQADRCLSCGNPYCEWKCPVHNYIPNWLKLANEGRIFEAAELSHQTNTLPEVCGRVCPQDRLCEGSCTLNDEFGAVTIGNIERYINDKAFEMGWRPDLTGVKQTGKTVAIIGAGPAGLACADVLTRNGVKAVVFDRHPEIGGLLTFGIPAFKLEKEVMTRRREIFTGMGIEFKLNTEVGSDVQLDDLLKDYDAVFLGVGTYQSMRGGLENEDASGVFDALPFLIANTKQIMGFGETADEPYVSMEGKRVVVLGGGDTAMDCVRTSIRQNATHVICAYRRDEENMPGSKREVKNAREEGVEFQFNVQPLGIEVNANGKVCGVKMARTEMGQPDAKGRRRAEIVAGSEHVVPADAVVMAFGFRPHSMEWLAKHSVELDSQGRVIAPEGSDNAFQTSNPKIFAGGDIVRGSDLVVTAIAEGRKAADGILNYLEV; encoded by the coding sequence ATGAGTCAGAATGTCTATCAATTTATCGACTTACAGCGAGTTGATCCGCCGAAGAAAGCGCTGAAGATCCGTAAAATTGAATTTGTAGAAATTTACGAGCCGTTTTCAGAAGGCCAGGCCAAAGCGCAGGCGGACCGCTGCCTGTCCTGCGGCAACCCGTACTGCGAATGGAAATGCCCGGTGCACAACTACATCCCGAACTGGCTGAAGCTGGCCAATGAAGGGCGTATTTTTGAAGCGGCAGAACTGTCGCATCAGACCAATACCCTGCCGGAAGTCTGCGGGCGCGTTTGCCCACAGGATCGCCTGTGCGAAGGGTCCTGCACCCTGAACGATGAGTTCGGCGCGGTCACCATCGGCAATATTGAGCGCTATATCAACGATAAAGCGTTCGAAATGGGCTGGCGTCCGGATCTGACCGGCGTGAAGCAAACCGGTAAAACCGTCGCCATCATCGGCGCGGGCCCGGCAGGCCTGGCCTGCGCAGACGTATTAACCCGTAACGGCGTCAAGGCGGTGGTCTTCGATCGCCATCCGGAGATCGGCGGCCTCCTGACCTTTGGTATTCCGGCATTTAAGCTGGAAAAAGAGGTGATGACCCGCCGTCGTGAGATCTTCACCGGTATGGGAATTGAGTTCAAACTCAATACTGAAGTGGGCAGCGATGTGCAGCTCGACGATCTGCTGAAAGATTACGATGCGGTATTCCTCGGCGTTGGCACCTATCAGTCAATGCGCGGCGGGCTGGAAAACGAAGACGCTTCCGGCGTATTCGATGCGCTGCCGTTCCTGATCGCCAATACCAAGCAGATCATGGGCTTTGGCGAAACGGCGGACGAACCGTACGTCAGTATGGAAGGTAAGCGCGTCGTGGTTCTCGGCGGTGGCGATACCGCAATGGACTGCGTACGTACCTCAATTCGCCAGAACGCGACTCATGTTATCTGCGCCTATCGCCGTGATGAAGAGAACATGCCGGGCTCTAAACGCGAAGTGAAGAACGCGCGTGAAGAAGGCGTGGAATTCCAGTTCAACGTCCAGCCGCTGGGCATCGAAGTCAATGCTAACGGTAAAGTATGCGGCGTCAAGATGGCGCGTACGGAGATGGGCCAGCCGGACGCGAAGGGCCGCCGCCGTGCGGAAATCGTAGCTGGTTCTGAGCATGTCGTGCCCGCCGATGCGGTGGTTATGGCGTTCGGTTTCCGCCCGCACAGCATGGAATGGCTGGCGAAACACAGCGTTGAGCTGGATTCTCAGGGCCGCGTCATCGCGCCGGAAGGCAGCGACAACGCGTTCCAGACCAGCAACCCGAAAATCTTCGCCGGCGGCGATATCGTTCGCGGTTCCGACCTGGTTGTGACGGCGATCGCCGAAGGCCGTAAGGCGGCTGACGGGATCCTCAACTATCTGGAAGTGTAA
- the nanQ gene encoding N-acetylneuraminate anomerase has product MIFGNLVNPLQAGVPSALQKAISLAREHDLPAISPGSYELQGDNIFMNVMQFATGLPDVKKAELHTQFIDIQILLAGAERIFYGVSGSAMQCEEMHVEEDYQLCNAIDGEQSVILTPGMFAIFMPGEPHKPGCVITEPAEIKKVVIKVRSDLLSA; this is encoded by the coding sequence ATGATATTCGGTAATTTAGTTAATCCATTACAGGCCGGCGTGCCTTCAGCGCTGCAAAAGGCGATATCCCTCGCCAGGGAGCATGATTTACCTGCCATTTCTCCCGGAAGCTACGAGCTGCAAGGGGATAATATCTTTATGAACGTGATGCAGTTTGCCACGGGGTTACCGGACGTGAAAAAGGCAGAGCTGCATACGCAGTTTATCGATATTCAGATTTTACTGGCGGGTGCGGAGCGGATTTTTTATGGGGTGAGCGGTTCGGCAATGCAGTGCGAGGAGATGCACGTTGAGGAGGATTATCAGCTGTGCAACGCCATTGATGGCGAACAGTCGGTCATTCTGACGCCAGGCATGTTCGCCATCTTTATGCCGGGCGAACCGCATAAGCCGGGATGCGTAATAACCGAGCCCGCAGAGATTAAAAAAGTAGTGATTAAAGTTCGCTCAGATTTGTTAAGCGCATAA